In Candidatus Magasanikbacteria bacterium RIFOXYB2_FULL_38_10, the following proteins share a genomic window:
- a CDS encoding LemA family protein, producing the protein MSKTTKIVLGAVVAVIIIIIISLVGIYNGLVGGRENVNKSWAQVENQYQRRFDLIPNLVESVKGAMKQEQQVFGDLAEARTKYAGAATTEEKVGAVNQVEGALARLLVIMENYPQLKSVEAVQTLMAQLEGTENRVSVERGRYNDAVQIYNVSVKIFPRNIVAGWFGFSPRTMFAAVQEAATAPKVNLEVK; encoded by the coding sequence ATGTCCAAAACAACAAAGATTGTTTTAGGGGCGGTGGTGGCAGTGATAATCATTATCATCATTTCCTTAGTTGGTATTTATAATGGTTTGGTTGGCGGTCGCGAAAATGTAAACAAATCTTGGGCGCAAGTAGAAAATCAGTATCAAAGACGTTTTGATTTGATTCCTAATTTGGTGGAATCTGTTAAAGGGGCAATGAAACAAGAACAGCAAGTTTTTGGAGACTTGGCCGAAGCCAGAACTAAATATGCCGGAGCTGCCACCACAGAAGAAAAAGTGGGAGCGGTTAATCAAGTAGAGGGTGCTTTGGCTCGATTGCTGGTAATTATGGAAAACTATCCGCAATTAAAATCTGTAGAAGCTGTGCAAACGCTCATGGCGCAATTAGAAGGTACGGAAAATCGCGTTAGTGTGGAAAGAGGAAGATATAATGACGCCGTGCAGATCTACAATGTTTCCGTTAAAATATTCCCTCGCAATATTGTTGCCGGTTGGTTTGGTTTTTCTCCACGCACCATGTTTGCGGCAGTACAAGAAGCCGCTACAGCACCTAAGGTTAATTTAGAAGTTAAATAG
- a CDS encoding glycine--tRNA ligase translates to MDKLISLCKRRGFIFPSSEIYGGFSASYDYGPLGVEFKNNIKKSWWKALVQKRNDVIGLDSSILTPRIVWEASGHIASFHDPLVECKTCHHRFRADHLLEERQAEPGYVKEEPLDIKNINCPDCGGELTAPKNFNLLMKTELGAVEDEKSEAYLRGETCQGIYLDYLSVKDSMRKKLPFGIAQIGKAFRNEITVKNFIFRMREFEQMEMQYFVNPKEVDKIYQEWRMWSMDWYKRLVNNQENLRWRQHEENERAHYAKDAWDIEYNTPMGWKEFAGVHNRGSWDLSRHGEYSKMDMNYKDQETGEEFIPWIAEVSMGCDRAALLFLLDAFEEVETRSGESEGKHETEVVLRLHKTLAPIKVAILPLSKKEPLIELSRKIQADLWGEFMTQYDETGSIGKRYRRQDEIGTPYCLTVDFETPEDNKVTVRDRDTMEQERIAVSELREYFRNKLLN, encoded by the coding sequence ATGGACAAATTGATTTCCCTTTGCAAACGACGCGGATTTATTTTTCCTTCCTCGGAAATTTATGGCGGTTTTTCAGCCAGTTATGATTACGGCCCGCTGGGCGTGGAATTTAAAAATAATATTAAAAAATCATGGTGGAAAGCATTAGTGCAAAAGCGCAACGATGTAATTGGTTTGGATTCTTCTATTTTGACTCCTAGAATTGTTTGGGAGGCCAGCGGTCACATAGCCAGTTTTCACGATCCGTTGGTAGAATGTAAAACATGCCATCATCGTTTTAGGGCGGATCATTTGTTAGAAGAAAGACAGGCGGAGCCGGGTTATGTTAAAGAAGAGCCTTTAGACATAAAGAACATTAATTGTCCTGATTGTGGCGGAGAATTAACCGCACCCAAGAATTTTAATTTATTAATGAAAACAGAGCTAGGCGCTGTGGAAGATGAAAAAAGTGAAGCTTATTTGCGCGGCGAAACTTGTCAAGGGATTTATCTTGATTATCTAAGTGTTAAAGACTCCATGAGAAAAAAATTGCCTTTTGGTATTGCTCAAATAGGCAAAGCCTTTCGCAATGAAATCACTGTGAAGAATTTTATTTTTCGCATGCGTGAATTTGAACAAATGGAAATGCAGTATTTTGTTAATCCCAAAGAAGTGGATAAAATTTATCAGGAATGGAGAATGTGGAGTATGGATTGGTATAAAAGATTAGTTAACAATCAAGAAAATTTACGTTGGCGCCAGCATGAAGAAAATGAAAGGGCTCATTATGCCAAGGATGCTTGGGATATTGAATATAACACTCCCATGGGCTGGAAAGAGTTTGCCGGTGTGCATAACCGAGGGAGTTGGGATTTATCTCGTCACGGCGAATACAGCAAGATGGATATGAACTATAAGGATCAGGAAACAGGGGAAGAATTTATCCCGTGGATTGCCGAAGTGTCTATGGGGTGTGACAGGGCCGCACTATTGTTTTTATTGGATGCTTTTGAAGAGGTGGAAACCAGAAGCGGAGAAAGCGAGGGCAAACACGAAACAGAAGTAGTACTGCGTCTGCATAAAACACTCGCGCCAATTAAAGTAGCTATTCTGCCTTTATCTAAAAAAGAGCCTTTAATTGAACTGTCGCGCAAAATTCAAGCTGATCTGTGGGGTGAATTTATGACTCAATATGATGAAACCGGTTCTATTGGCAAGCGTTATAGACGCCAAGATGAAATTGGCACGCCCTATTGTTTGACAGTGGATTTTGAAACCCCGGAAGATAATAAAGTCACAGTGCGCGACCGTGATACCATGGAGCAAGAGAGAATTGCGGTGAGTGAATTAAGAGAATATTTTAGAAATAAATTACTTAATTAA
- a CDS encoding ribosome recycling factor, with translation MLTIENFLPEFKKIQEHLKEELSHLRTGRANSAILDSVLVESYGTKMNLKGVASIAVPDPKTITIEPWDKTMLKEIEKAILVSNIGLNPVNDGKMVRLVMPPMTEEFRKELLKVVNQKLEASRISLRQLRDKIRDEISEQEKSKLLSEDQRFALQEKLEKTMKEQNDFLKQLADEKEKEVMTI, from the coding sequence ATGCTAACAATAGAAAATTTTTTACCGGAATTTAAAAAAATTCAGGAACACTTAAAAGAAGAATTAAGCCATTTGCGCACCGGTCGCGCTAATTCCGCCATTTTGGATTCTGTTCTGGTAGAATCTTATGGTACTAAAATGAATTTAAAGGGCGTGGCCTCTATTGCGGTTCCTGACCCTAAAACCATAACTATTGAACCTTGGGATAAAACCATGCTTAAGGAAATTGAAAAAGCTATTTTGGTTTCTAATATTGGTTTAAATCCCGTAAATGACGGTAAAATGGTACGTTTGGTAATGCCTCCTATGACCGAAGAATTTAGAAAGGAACTTTTAAAAGTAGTTAATCAAAAATTGGAGGCTTCTAGGATTTCCTTGCGTCAACTGCGCGATAAAATAAGAGACGAAATATCTGAACAAGAAAAATCCAAATTATTAAGTGAGGATCAGCGTTTTGCTTTGCAGGAAAAATTGGAAAAAACGATGAAAGAGCAAAATGATTTTTTAAAACAATTAGCTGACGAAAAAGAAAAAGAAGTAATGACGATTTAA